A window of Streptomyces broussonetiae genomic DNA:
CGGTGCACGACGAACGGCCTGAGGTTCCCGTACAGCCCCCACGGCCCGCCCGCGACGCCGACCCCACTGTTCTTGATGCCCGCGAAGGGCTGGGCGAGGGAAAGTTCGGCGTGGTGATTGATCCACGCCGTCCCACATTCCAGCCGGTCGGCCACCGCCTCGGCCCGGTCGAGGTCCGTCCCCCATACCGAGCCGCCCAGCCCGAAGCCGGTGTCATTGGCTGCCTCGACAGCTTCGTCGAGGCTCCTGTACGGCAGCACCGGCAAGAGCGGACCGAACTGCTCCTCCGTCACCACCGCGCTATTGGAGGGGACATCTGTCAAGATCGTCGGAGCGAAGAAGTAGCCCGGTCGGTCCGGCCGGTAGCCACCGGCCACAGCTCGGGCACCGTCTGCCAGGGCCTGGGCCGTGTAGTGCTCGACCCGGGCCAGTTGGCGGGGGTTGTTGACCGGCCCCAGCTGCGAGCCCGGGTCGAGCCCGGCTCCGACGACGGCGGTCTTCGCGCGCTCCGCCAGGGCCTCGACCACCTGGGAGTAGAGCCGGGCCGGGGCGTAGACGCGCTTGACCGCCATGCAGACCTGCCCGCAGTTGCGGAAAGCCGCCCAGAACAGCCGGTCCGCGATCCCCTCCACCTCCACGTCCTCCAGCAGGATGGCGGCATCATTACCGCCCAGCTCCAGGGTGACCCTGGCGAGCGAGGCCGCCGCACCCTCCGCCACGGCCCGTCCGGTGGGAATCGAACCGGTGAAGGTCACGTGACAGATCCCCGGATGGGACGCGAGGCGGGCGCCGAGGGGTTCGCGACCGGTGACGATCG
This region includes:
- a CDS encoding aldehyde dehydrogenase family protein, which gives rise to MPTSQPRRTIGTRGDRFAVLDPATGEVFDEAPDQQPDELDAVVDRARDAWRSWRAEPAARTTALLAAADAVETAGADLAQLLTREQGKPLVESYAEIARTAARLRYFAELLPGPQLITDGRPLHSEIRWRPLGPVAAIVPWNFPLQLASAKFAPALAAGNTVVLKPSPFTPLATRLLGSVISTALPEDVLTIVTGREPLGARLASHPGICHVTFTGSIPTGRAVAEGAAASLARVTLELGGNDAAILLEDVEVEGIADRLFWAAFRNCGQVCMAVKRVYAPARLYSQVVEALAERAKTAVVGAGLDPGSQLGPVNNPRQLARVEHYTAQALADGARAVAGGYRPDRPGYFFAPTILTDVPSNSAVVTEEQFGPLLPVLPYRSLDEAVEAANDTGFGLGGSVWGTDLDRAEAVADRLECGTAWINHHAELSLAQPFAGIKNSGVGVAGGPWGLYGNLRPFVVHRPKEA